The Gloeomargarita lithophora Alchichica-D10 genomic sequence CTTAAAACTCATAAACTGTCTGGAAAACTTGGAGGTTTATGGAGTTTTAGCGTTGATTACAGTGTAAGAATCCTATTTTATTTCACTGAAGATGGAAAGGCTGTATTCGTGGATATTGGTAACCATGATGAAG encodes the following:
- a CDS encoding type II toxin-antitoxin system RelE/ParE family toxin; translated protein: MEVSFSSSFKSSFKKQIKIDSGVETKFWKRLEQFTLNPFEPSLKTHKLSGKLGGLWSFSVDYSVRILFYFTEDGKAVFVDIGNHDEVY